TTTTCGAAATACGGATCCAATGGTTTTTGATAGCCTGACAGGTCTCAAATCATTCAATGTCAGCCTGCCTGGTACACAGCCTCCGGAACTCTATATGATCGTGGAGCATCTTATCAATCAAAAGGCCGATTCTGCAGATCAGACTTATATCATCGAGTTGATAGATGTACATCAGGCATTTATCAAAAATGACATGTCTGTGAGACGTAACTATTGGATGACTCTGGATAATTATCAGTTTGGTTTGGCCAATTTTATGGAAAAACGTGCTCCCAGAACCCTATTAAGATATACGGAGAGTGTGATTCAGGCGCAAACCAAATTTGGTATGGGCAGACAGCAGTTTCAATCTATGAGGAAAAAGAGAGACACGCAATTTGCCCTGGGGCCATTGCAAAATGGCCATATAAATTTCTCGAATCAAATCAGGCTAGGAATTAATTTGGCATCAATAGAAGTAAGAAAAGAACGCTTTGAAGCGGATACCCTTGAATTATGGGAAAGAAGAAAAAGGGTTCTTGCAGAAATGAACTCACCTCTGAAACTACCAAATGTAGTTCACCTGCAAAAAATCAAAGACCTTATTCACAGGGCCTCAGAAAAAAATATAAAACTGGTATTTGTTCGAGTCCCTATTCAAGAACATGTATGGGGTTTGTTCAATGATATTCCCAATGGTCATAAACTAGATTTGGGTCATCCCCTAAAATACCCGGAGTTGTATATGTCAAAATTCCATTTTGATCATGGCCATTTGTCATCCCAGGGAGCAGAATTTTATACTCGTCTCCTGTCCGAAGCTTTCTTACGTGATTTTGATCGCCCCTAAAGCAATTTTCTATTTCAATATCAACATTATGCACCTGACGTAAGTTTTCTATGCAAAACGCTGTTTAAACGCAATCACCCTTGCTAGCAGTGTTATCCATAGGCCTCTTAGATTACTGGACTTTCTAAACGCCCTAATCTCTTCGTCCGACCAATACTCATAATCCTTCGAGACTGCCTGAGAGAACAAGACAGTTACAATTTCCTCCTTCTCTTTCTGAGTCAGCATACTTTTCCATTTCTTATCATCTCCCCAGCCAGCTATACTTCCCGTTATCCGATTTGCAGCATACATAGAATTCGCTTTTGCCGGCACACCATTTTCTGATGGAATGGTTAAGTTGGTATCAATCTGTATATCCAAATGAGCAGCCAGAGCTGAAATCTCCTTTTCCGGTTCGGATAATAAGTCTTCATACCTGATAATTTTGTAGGTACCGTTTCCAAGAGACTCAAGGTTATCAACCCCTAACTTCATCAGGTGCTTTAGTCTGACACTATAGCTAATGGCACGAAAGGGGATGGCTTTGAACTCATTCAACTTCTTGATGGATGCAATATTTGGCAACGGATTCCTCACTATATGTAAAAATTTGGCCCTAGGGAAACGTTTGACCAGCCACTGTACGTACCACTCATTCTCGGGTTTCTTTTCTACCCAATACCTAGTGGACATACTTCTATTCGGGTTGGCACAAAAAACGGCAGCCACCACCGATTGAAACGTATCGTAATCTGTTTTCAAAAAGTAATTTAGGTACAACAAGAATTTTATGTAGGAGTCTATACTTTCACCCAAAAACCAAAATGGACACTGCCCAGTGGGATTCACCAATCTTTGCATCCAATAGTGGCACAAGTCAGCATAGTCTCCTGAAAACTTTCTGAAATTGGTGTAATAATGGCTATCTCCAGGCATCACTAGCAGAGAAGGGTGGTTATCAAGTAATCTGGTAAGTAAGGTTGTTCCTGTTTTCATCGCGCCACAGATAAAAACCGGCTGTTCTATAAATTCATGAGTCTTTTTTACCAGTTGTGGATCAGGCTTCCAGGTGTCGCTAATCTCTTTTACCTGATGAAGTAAAAGCTCGGTCAATTGCGCAATGGCCTCTATCAACTCTCGATAGGACTGATCTTGTACTGGATATGCATCTTCCCTCCTTTCTAACAACCAATGAATTTTTGCAATAAGCTCCTGCATATATCAACCGCTATGGCCTCAATGGGACTTCATAGTGTTTTCCCAAAGACTCCATAAAAACAGAGGCTATGTGCTTTCCAATAAGCTTCGATCCCAAAGGCGTAGTATGCGTAAAATCATAAAAATGCTCATCGGTCAAAAAATCAAGACCGGTCTGATCAATGACTAGCAGCTTATATGAGTCGGCTACATTTTTTACTATCTCATTCATCTCCAGCATGCCCTCGTAGTAATCTACACC
This DNA window, taken from Cytophagales bacterium, encodes the following:
- a CDS encoding sulfotransferase, which translates into the protein MQELIAKIHWLLERREDAYPVQDQSYRELIEAIAQLTELLLHQVKEISDTWKPDPQLVKKTHEFIEQPVFICGAMKTGTTLLTRLLDNHPSLLVMPGDSHYYTNFRKFSGDYADLCHYWMQRLVNPTGQCPFWFLGESIDSYIKFLLYLNYFLKTDYDTFQSVVAAVFCANPNRSMSTRYWVEKKPENEWYVQWLVKRFPRAKFLHIVRNPLPNIASIKKLNEFKAIPFRAISYSVRLKHLMKLGVDNLESLGNGTYKIIRYEDLLSEPEKEISALAAHLDIQIDTNLTIPSENGVPAKANSMYAANRITGSIAGWGDDKKWKSMLTQKEKEEIVTVLFSQAVSKDYEYWSDEEIRAFRKSSNLRGLWITLLARVIAFKQRFA